The following nucleotide sequence is from Cetobacterium somerae ATCC BAA-474.
CTTTTTCCAATAAGTCAATTCTTGTTGAAACTATGATTCTCACATCTGATATAATCTGTTTCTCACTATTTTCTGGTATAATCATAGATGTTCTTAAATAGTAAAGTAATTTTTTTTGTATATGAATTGGCATACATTCAATTTCCTCTATAAATAATGTTCCACCATCTAAATTTTCTAAAAGTCCAATTTTTAAATTTTTATTGAAATCATTTCCAAAAATTTTTTCCTCTAAATGTTCTTCATCTTCATCTCTACAATTTATTGAAACATATTTTTTATTTCTTCTTTCTGAAAGATTATGTATTAATTTCCCTATAATTTCCTCGTCTGAACCTACTTCACCTTTTATCATAACTGGAATTTTTGAATTTGAAACCATTTTTATTTTCCGATTTAGCTCTAATATAGCTTTAGATTTTCCTATTAGTAGCTGATCAAAATTATCTTCAAAAACAAATTTATTTGATTTTTTAAAAATAATAAAACTTCTTTTATTTTCAAAAGATTTTATTTCTGCTTTAACTTCTAGCGAAATATTTCCAATAGATAGGACATAATTATTGTCTTCTTTAAAATTTATTATTACTTTTTTTCCCCTAAGTTCTTTAAACATACTAAAATATGAATTTGCACTTCTGTTATAATCAATAACTTGTCCATTTTCATTTAATATAAAAACCGCTTTTTTCATTTTTAAAAAAATTTCATGATATAGCTCTGAATAATTTTCTATAAAAAAACTGTCTGTTATTTGTCTAGAAATCTTTTTCAGAATATCTGTATATAAAGTTATTTTTTCTAAAATTTCATCTCTTTTAGAAAGAGAAAAACTAAAAATTGATATAGCTCCTAATATTTGTTCTTTATATGTAAGCGGTGTGGCTAATATAATTTTTTTTAAACAACGATTATTAAAACAAACTTTACATTCTTTATTATTTTTTGGACTTTCTATTAAAATAGTTCTTTTTTCACTTATTACTTTT
It contains:
- a CDS encoding sigma 54-interacting transcriptional regulator → MNSNLQEFLVALSEINAIEIEVVNTDKVRVFSTGVYKERIGEISDECLYEKVISEKRTILIESPKNNKECKVCFNNRCLKKIILATPLTYKEQILGAISIFSFSLSKRDEILEKITLYTDILKKISRQITDSFFIENYSELYHEIFLKMKKAVFILNENGQVIDYNRSANSYFSMFKELRGKKVIINFKEDNNYVLSIGNISLEVKAEIKSFENKRSFIIFKKSNKFVFEDNFDQLLIGKSKAILELNRKIKMVSNSKIPVMIKGEVGSDEEIIGKLIHNLSERRNKKYVSINCRDEDEEHLEEKIFGNDFNKNLKIGLLENLDGGTLFIEEIECMPIHIQKKLLYYLRTSMIIPENSEKQIISDVRIIVSTRIDLLEKVRQNKFIENLFYAIDSVKIEMPGLKYRKDDMDEIVEYLIEKHSKIQNKKIDGINEKAKKLLIESEWKGNWKELDNALKVIVELTPDDNEIGIENIPERIKELHITKDMKFRKIRKIAEVEKEEIIAALSQFGTDTDAKQIVAKKLGIGVATLYRKIEKYQIDKKSLI